One Megamonas hypermegale genomic window carries:
- the ftsL gene encoding cell division protein FtsL produces the protein MLAQRKESEWENVQALPKKNKIRKTVKQRRQEKNLNNALRTRCMILFAITTIMAVFFILRSGVAASEAYQLNQMKRQATVLETENSRLHLEIAHLKSPERIQQIAQQELGMILPDKFFFSNTSN, from the coding sequence ATGTTAGCGCAGCGTAAAGAGTCCGAATGGGAGAATGTGCAAGCATTACCAAAGAAGAATAAAATTAGAAAAACAGTTAAACAGAGAAGGCAGGAAAAGAATTTGAATAATGCGCTGCGTACTAGATGTATGATATTGTTTGCTATTACTACAATAATGGCAGTCTTTTTCATTTTGCGTAGTGGGGTAGCTGCAAGTGAAGCTTATCAACTCAATCAAATGAAAAGACAGGCAACAGTTTTAGAAACGGAAAATTCTAGATTACATTTAGAAATAGCTCATTTAAAATCTCCTGAAAGAATTCAGCAAATAGCACAACAAGAATTGGGTATGATTTTGCCAGATAAATTTTTCTTCTCAAATACGAGTAATTAA
- the rsmH gene encoding 16S rRNA (cytosine(1402)-N(4))-methyltransferase RsmH, translating into MEFEHISVLPNEVIEGLNIKPDGIYVDCTLGGAGHSSRIAERLSEKGHLIGIDQDDDAIKAATQRLSQYKCKIDIVHSNFKDLEQVLNDLNIEFVDGFLFDLGVSSYQLDEAERGFSYMHDAELDMRMDTTAKFSAYNVVNEYDEEKLNYIFKTYGEERWAKRIAQFIVQYRREKPIETTGQLVDIIRRAIPAAVRKKATGHPAKRIFQAIRIEVNNELGILEETFHTAVNHLNSGGRIAVITFHSLEDRITKNAFKEMARGCICPPHLPICVCHHKAQIKLCGKAIKPSMEEMEKNSRSKSAKLRIAERL; encoded by the coding sequence GTGGAATTTGAACATATCAGTGTTCTGCCAAATGAAGTTATTGAAGGATTGAACATAAAACCAGATGGAATTTATGTGGATTGTACTTTAGGGGGCGCAGGTCATTCTTCGCGAATAGCTGAAAGATTGAGTGAAAAAGGTCATTTAATCGGGATTGACCAAGACGATGATGCTATAAAAGCAGCAACACAGAGATTAAGTCAGTATAAATGTAAAATAGATATTGTTCATAGTAATTTCAAAGATTTAGAACAAGTTTTAAATGATTTGAATATAGAATTTGTCGATGGGTTTTTATTCGATTTAGGCGTTTCCTCTTATCAGTTAGATGAAGCGGAACGAGGTTTTTCATATATGCATGATGCTGAATTAGATATGCGTATGGATACGACAGCAAAATTTTCAGCATATAATGTAGTCAATGAATATGATGAAGAAAAATTAAATTATATTTTTAAGACTTATGGAGAAGAACGCTGGGCAAAACGAATTGCACAGTTTATCGTGCAGTATCGTAGAGAAAAACCGATTGAAACAACAGGACAGCTAGTGGATATTATTAGAAGAGCAATACCTGCGGCTGTGCGAAAAAAAGCTACAGGACATCCAGCAAAGCGAATTTTCCAAGCCATTAGAATTGAAGTAAATAATGAGCTTGGTATATTGGAAGAAACATTTCACACGGCTGTTAATCATTTAAATAGTGGTGGTAGAATAGCCGTTATAACTTTCCATTCTTTAGAAGATAGAATTACTAAAAATGCATTCAAAGAAATGGCAAGAGGTTGTATCTGTCCACCGCATTTGCCAATTTGTGTATGCCATCATAAAGCACAGATAAAACTTTGTGGCAAAGCTATTAAGCCATCTATGGAAGAAATGGAGAAAAATTCGCGTTCAAAAAGTGCTAAATTGAGGATAGCTGAGAGATTATAA
- a CDS encoding polysaccharide deacetylase family protein, which translates to MLKKSIWYKLILVVMVLCLPLLVSSPKIVPASAAENEDNISITVLNYHKIDDMNISLSVLPADFDRQMAYLKEHGYNTINSQQLYDYLSNGAELPPNPIMITFDDGYEDNYVNAYPILQKYGFTGTIFVITDFVSAQPNYLTWDQIKEMKAHGMDFQSHTATHQSMTGLSEDQLRTELVKSKQTLDQQLNQNTLFIAYPTGTYNLYIAKLVDEAGYKGAFTIKYGNIDKDSNIYALERVPIFHTENTFLSFYERMHYIPVFERLGWYKS; encoded by the coding sequence ATGCTAAAGAAAAGTATTTGGTATAAGCTGATTTTAGTTGTAATGGTTTTATGTTTACCACTATTGGTGTCGAGTCCTAAAATTGTGCCAGCATCAGCGGCTGAAAATGAAGATAATATATCAATTACCGTTTTAAATTATCATAAAATAGATGATATGAATATATCCTTATCTGTTTTGCCTGCTGATTTTGATAGACAAATGGCTTATTTAAAGGAACATGGATATAATACCATCAATAGCCAACAGTTATATGATTATTTATCAAATGGGGCAGAACTTCCGCCTAATCCTATAATGATAACTTTCGATGATGGTTATGAAGATAATTATGTCAATGCTTATCCAATTTTACAAAAATATGGTTTTACTGGCACGATTTTTGTCATAACGGATTTTGTAAGTGCACAGCCAAATTATTTGACTTGGGACCAGATTAAAGAAATGAAAGCTCATGGCATGGATTTTCAGTCACATACAGCAACTCATCAATCAATGACAGGACTTAGTGAAGATCAACTTCGTACAGAACTTGTCAAATCTAAGCAGACACTCGACCAACAGTTAAATCAAAATACATTATTTATAGCTTATCCAACAGGTACGTATAATTTATATATTGCAAAATTAGTTGATGAAGCAGGTTATAAAGGTGCATTTACAATTAAATATGGCAATATAGATAAGGATAGTAATATTTATGCATTGGAACGTGTGCCTATTTTCCATACGGAAAATACTTTCTTATCATTCTATGAAAGAATGCATTATATTCCTGTTTTTGAACGTTTAGGTTGGTATAAAAGCTAA
- a CDS encoding prolipoprotein diacylglyceryl transferase produces the protein MDFIAFSWNSVNVYWYGIVMAVAVILGLAISWINVWLHKENFDIIIKIMVWGIPCSIVGARIVYVMQNMDYFSKNLSEIFCLWQGGLSIYGALLVFFAVCAICLKVNQMQILYWLDLIMPAIVFGLVILQITNFMMQFSVGTPLSVDIPNDHTPAEYIEYKYRPSGFEGYLYFQPVAFYQAAINFGIFILTVLLTLINRFFKLLSNGTIFLLALFLIALSRFYLGFMYLSVDKDVILYPVQWIALLVMIVTVIFYIGNKYRRAKRF, from the coding sequence ATGGATTTTATAGCTTTTTCGTGGAATAGTGTAAATGTATATTGGTATGGTATCGTAATGGCAGTAGCTGTAATTTTAGGATTAGCGATTAGCTGGATTAATGTATGGCTACATAAAGAAAACTTCGATATCATAATCAAAATCATGGTTTGGGGTATTCCTTGCAGTATTGTAGGCGCTAGAATTGTTTATGTAATGCAAAATATGGATTATTTTAGTAAGAATTTAAGCGAGATTTTTTGTTTATGGCAAGGTGGATTATCTATATATGGTGCATTACTTGTATTTTTTGCCGTTTGTGCTATCTGTTTAAAGGTCAATCAAATGCAAATTTTATATTGGTTGGATTTAATTATGCCAGCTATTGTTTTTGGTTTAGTTATCTTGCAGATAACAAATTTTATGATGCAATTTTCAGTAGGAACGCCGCTCAGTGTAGATATTCCAAATGACCATACCCCTGCAGAGTATATTGAATATAAATATAGACCATCTGGTTTTGAAGGATATTTATATTTTCAACCAGTTGCTTTTTATCAGGCAGCGATTAATTTTGGTATTTTTATTTTGACAGTGCTTTTAACATTGATAAATCGATTTTTTAAATTATTGAGTAACGGAACGATTTTTTTATTGGCATTGTTCTTGATTGCATTATCTCGTTTTTATTTGGGGTTTATGTATTTGAGTGTAGATAAAGATGTTATTTTATATCCAGTGCAGTGGATAGCATTGCTTGTAATGATAGTTACTGTTATATTTTATATAGGAAATAAATATCGTCGAGCAAAAAGATTTTAA
- a CDS encoding DUF1858 domain-containing protein, with the protein MTLTKDMGIMEVVSNYPETVEVFINAGMGCLGCAAAHFENIEQGATAHGIDVDQLMEDLNAVVNKEA; encoded by the coding sequence ATGACTTTAACTAAAGACATGGGTATCATGGAAGTTGTAAGCAACTATCCTGAAACTGTAGAAGTATTTATAAATGCTGGTATGGGTTGCCTCGGTTGTGCTGCTGCTCATTTTGAAAATATTGAACAAGGTGCTACTGCTCACGGTATCGACGTTGACCAGCTCATGGAAGACTTAAACGCTGTAGTTAATAAAGAAGCTTAA
- a CDS encoding YbaK/EbsC family protein, giving the protein MSIDKVKAYFKQFNMEDKVMEFPTSSATVSEAAQTLNCEEARIAKTMSFKLNDTAILVVMAGDVRIDNHKFKEKFHKKATMLKGDEVETYTGFPIGGVCPFAPKDGVKVYLDISLKRFDIVYPACGSRNSAIKLTIPELEKYSKAIEWIDISKN; this is encoded by the coding sequence TTGTCAATTGATAAGGTAAAAGCATATTTTAAACAATTTAATATGGAAGATAAAGTCATGGAATTTCCAACTTCTAGCGCAACTGTTTCTGAAGCTGCTCAAACATTAAATTGCGAAGAAGCACGTATCGCTAAAACAATGTCATTCAAATTAAACGATACTGCAATTTTAGTGGTAATGGCTGGTGATGTACGAATAGATAATCATAAATTTAAAGAAAAATTTCACAAAAAAGCTACGATGTTAAAAGGTGATGAGGTAGAAACCTATACCGGTTTTCCAATCGGTGGCGTTTGCCCATTTGCACCAAAAGATGGCGTAAAAGTATATCTTGATATATCCCTAAAACGATTTGATATCGTTTATCCAGCCTGTGGTAGCCGAAACAGTGCCATAAAATTAACTATTCCAGAGCTTGAAAAATATTCTAAAGCTATCGAATGGATAGATATAAGCAAAAATTAA
- the cas2 gene encoding CRISPR-associated endonuclease Cas2: protein MRKKINYNYAFVFYDVNEKRVQKVFKICKKYLSHFQNSVFRGEITPSKLMKLKLELQKVIVDEEDFVCIIKLMNDDVFGEEFIGKKDVETGESLFL, encoded by the coding sequence ATGCGCAAAAAAATAAATTATAATTATGCTTTTGTGTTTTACGATGTAAATGAGAAGAGAGTGCAAAAGGTATTTAAGATATGTAAAAAATATTTATCACATTTTCAAAACTCGGTATTTAGAGGAGAAATAACACCATCAAAATTAATGAAATTAAAATTGGAACTACAAAAAGTTATAGTAGATGAAGAAGATTTTGTTTGCATAATAAAGTTAATGAATGATGATGTATTTGGTGAAGAGTTTATAGGTAAAAAAGATGTAGAAACTGGAGAAAGTTTGTTTTTATAG
- the cas1b gene encoding type I-B CRISPR-associated endonuclease Cas1b, which translates to MFGERRDIMGNTKCITSMGELSRKDNSLYFKNDKRHSHIPVENIKEIYCFNEVSINSKLLDFLAQKNIIVHFFNYYGNYSGTFYPRKKYMSGKLLVKQVEKFNTDRLTVARAIVKGIGINIYEVLYHYYKHDKKEVKEILDWIKTQFYSAVNEVKSIPELMAFEGDLWLRFYSTFKYFLPEDFVMNKRVKRPPDNPINALISFGNTLLYTKTISAIYRTHLDQRISFLHEPLEGRFSLSLDISEVFKPAIVFKTIFDLVNNRKIRVEKHFERKVNYCILNEEGRNIFLEAFQKRMEMVMQHPKLKRKTSYHSMLKIDCYKLIKFITEDKEFVPYSLKAGY; encoded by the coding sequence TTGTTCGGAGAAAGACGTGATATTATGGGCAATACAAAATGTATTACATCTATGGGAGAATTGAGCAGAAAAGATAATTCATTGTATTTTAAAAATGATAAAAGGCATTCACATATTCCTGTAGAAAATATTAAAGAAATTTATTGTTTTAATGAAGTGAGTATTAATAGTAAATTATTGGATTTTTTGGCACAGAAAAATATAATAGTTCATTTCTTTAATTATTATGGTAATTATAGTGGTACTTTTTATCCAAGAAAAAAATATATGAGCGGGAAATTGTTAGTGAAGCAAGTCGAAAAATTTAATACAGACCGTTTGACTGTAGCAAGAGCGATTGTAAAAGGAATTGGTATTAATATTTATGAAGTGCTGTATCACTATTATAAGCATGATAAAAAAGAGGTAAAAGAAATATTAGATTGGATAAAAACACAATTTTATTCAGCTGTAAATGAAGTAAAATCTATACCAGAATTAATGGCTTTTGAAGGCGATTTATGGCTTAGATTTTATAGTACATTTAAATATTTTTTACCTGAAGATTTTGTTATGAACAAACGAGTAAAAAGACCACCAGATAATCCTATAAATGCATTGATATCTTTTGGCAATACTTTATTATATACAAAAACAATATCAGCTATTTACAGAACGCATTTAGACCAGAGAATAAGCTTTTTGCATGAGCCATTAGAAGGACGATTTTCTTTGAGTTTGGATATTAGTGAAGTTTTTAAGCCAGCTATTGTATTTAAAACTATTTTTGATTTGGTAAATAATAGAAAAATACGAGTAGAAAAGCATTTTGAAAGAAAAGTAAATTATTGCATATTAAATGAAGAAGGCAGAAATATATTTTTAGAAGCTTTTCAAAAACGCATGGAAATGGTAATGCAACATCCAAAGTTGAAAAGAAAAACATCATATCATTCAATGTTAAAAATAGATTGTTATAAGTTAATAAAATTTATCACAGAAGATAAGGAGTTTGTACCATATTCATTGAAAGCGGGATATTGA
- a CDS encoding CRISPR-associated protein Cas4 produces the protein MKVNGTLMNYYIHCPRQCYLFGNRINLEDNSEDVKIGKVLHEERAEDKNTEIALGNIKLDKLTKEYLIEVKKSDADVEACKWQLLLYLKILKDKGIVRKGKLEFIEKKKTPKKTMILELTPELEIILEKHVKAIDELLKCDEVPPVLDKSSCKKCAYYEYCYI, from the coding sequence ATGAAAGTGAACGGAACTTTGATGAATTATTATATTCATTGTCCTAGGCAATGTTATTTATTTGGAAATCGGATAAATTTGGAAGATAATAGTGAAGATGTAAAGATTGGAAAGGTACTTCATGAAGAAAGGGCAGAAGATAAGAATACAGAAATAGCTTTAGGAAATATTAAATTAGACAAATTGACTAAGGAATATCTGATAGAAGTTAAAAAATCTGATGCTGATGTTGAAGCTTGTAAATGGCAATTACTGTTATATTTGAAAATATTGAAAGATAAAGGAATTGTGCGGAAAGGAAAATTAGAATTCATTGAAAAGAAAAAGACTCCTAAAAAAACAATGATTTTAGAATTAACTCCAGAGTTAGAAATTATATTAGAAAAACATGTAAAAGCCATTGATGAATTATTAAAATGTGATGAAGTACCACCGGTTTTAGACAAAAGTAGTTGTAAAAAATGTGCATATTATGAGTATTGTTATATTTAG
- a CDS encoding CRISPR-associated helicase/endonuclease Cas3: MDYKILNDLIENVDKYKAHRKPKNEEEKDGEQIYETLLEHTRRTERCFNEFWKAKKCDDVLDRFCDVLWQDKVIKKKDIEEAKIILKEMIEAIPIFHDLGKINPNFQIEKMENKEIIKDKNFIGTKHSFISAILYLSYFRNNIMKKIKGRKIKGLLKEFILYHAYIIERHHSGINKINDFIGKINFKINNNSEQVIKELPISKLIEAITKSKIYLNDLSLEEGDTDIIIASFEDTKFMNKNGKQRNREQGIYICIYIRWLYSLLVASDYYATSEFMNNGSFNEVEDLNNVQDWINIYENTGLMESIRKYQNEIYPMSIENLNKATNINILRSEIFCEAEEQIKNNYQENIFYLEAPTGSGKSNTAMNLSFKLMSLNKDLCKIFWIYPFNTLVEQNLDTLENIFGKKENIISKIAVINSLTPIKLKHVDCKGNTISENDEADENSEKSVYRQFLLDRQFLNYPMILSTHVSLFNTIFGESQQNLFGFYQLINSVIVLDEIQSYKNSIWTEIICFLKPLAKLFNMKIIIMSATLPNLDRLSQGQSEAIFLLKDSNKFFKTDCFKNRVQLNYDLLDNQSDDKFVQLKEHLKQYLDKNKKILIEFIKKRTANDFWMNLVEDEYFAEKNIKIEYLSGDDSLAERKRILDEVKNTKKTIILIATQVIEAGVDLDMDIGYKNISKLDSEEQFIGRINRSCKRKGITYFFKIDDAKTIYKNDIRVDSEFTVEEENMREILINKNFGDYYNKILDVTKKNNKATFKDFLENIADLNYERIAKNMKLIDENKNIVQVYLARTIKDVNGNVINGKEIWQQYINLLKMRYSMDYAEWKVNMSIITSKMNYFIYQVNKANLELKEYNDKMGNIIYIEDGDKYFKKDKFNREMLQGVGGIDFI; this comes from the coding sequence TTGGATTATAAGATTTTAAATGATTTGATAGAAAATGTAGATAAATATAAAGCACATAGAAAACCTAAAAATGAAGAAGAAAAAGATGGTGAACAAATATATGAAACATTATTAGAACATACAAGAAGAACAGAACGTTGTTTTAATGAATTTTGGAAAGCAAAAAAATGTGATGATGTTTTAGATAGATTTTGCGATGTTTTATGGCAAGACAAAGTGATAAAGAAAAAAGATATAGAAGAAGCTAAGATTATATTAAAGGAAATGATAGAAGCCATTCCAATTTTTCATGATTTAGGAAAAATTAATCCGAATTTTCAAATTGAAAAAATGGAAAATAAAGAGATTATTAAAGACAAAAATTTTATAGGAACAAAACATTCCTTTATTTCAGCGATATTATATTTATCGTATTTTAGAAATAACATAATGAAAAAAATAAAAGGGAGAAAAATAAAAGGTCTACTTAAAGAGTTTATATTATATCATGCATATATTATAGAAAGACACCACAGCGGTATAAATAAAATTAATGATTTTATTGGAAAAATTAATTTTAAGATAAATAATAATAGTGAACAAGTAATTAAAGAGTTACCGATTAGTAAATTAATAGAAGCTATAACAAAAAGTAAAATATATTTGAATGATTTATCTTTAGAGGAAGGTGATACTGATATTATAATTGCATCATTTGAAGATACAAAATTCATGAATAAAAATGGTAAACAACGAAATAGAGAACAAGGAATATATATTTGCATTTATATAAGATGGTTATATTCTTTGTTAGTTGCAAGTGATTATTATGCGACTTCAGAATTTATGAATAATGGTTCTTTTAATGAAGTTGAAGATTTAAATAATGTTCAAGATTGGATAAATATTTATGAGAATACAGGTTTAATGGAAAGTATTCGTAAATATCAAAATGAAATTTATCCTATGTCTATAGAGAATTTAAATAAAGCTACAAATATAAATATATTACGCAGTGAAATTTTTTGTGAAGCTGAAGAACAAATAAAAAATAATTATCAAGAAAATATATTTTATTTAGAAGCTCCTACTGGCAGTGGAAAAAGTAATACAGCAATGAATTTAAGTTTTAAATTGATGTCTTTGAATAAAGACTTATGTAAGATTTTTTGGATTTATCCTTTTAATACTTTAGTAGAACAAAACTTAGATACATTGGAAAATATTTTTGGAAAGAAAGAGAATATTATTTCAAAAATTGCTGTAATAAATTCATTGACACCGATAAAATTAAAACATGTAGATTGTAAGGGAAATACAATATCTGAAAATGATGAAGCTGATGAGAATAGTGAAAAAAGTGTTTATAGACAATTTTTATTAGATAGGCAATTTTTAAATTATCCTATGATTTTATCAACACATGTTAGTTTATTTAATACTATATTTGGAGAAAGTCAACAAAATTTATTCGGTTTTTATCAATTAATAAATAGTGTGATAGTACTAGATGAAATTCAAAGCTATAAAAATAGTATATGGACAGAAATAATATGTTTTTTGAAACCATTAGCAAAGTTATTTAATATGAAAATTATTATTATGTCAGCTACATTACCTAATTTAGATAGATTATCGCAAGGTCAATCAGAAGCAATATTTTTACTGAAAGATTCTAATAAATTTTTTAAAACAGATTGTTTTAAAAATCGTGTTCAATTAAATTATGATTTATTAGATAATCAATCTGATGATAAATTTGTTCAACTAAAAGAACACTTAAAGCAATATTTAGATAAAAATAAGAAAATTCTAATTGAATTTATAAAGAAGCGAACTGCTAATGATTTTTGGATGAATTTGGTAGAAGATGAGTATTTTGCAGAAAAAAATATAAAAATTGAGTATTTATCTGGTGATGATAGTTTAGCTGAACGTAAAAGAATTTTAGATGAAGTAAAGAATACAAAAAAAACTATAATCTTGATAGCAACGCAAGTTATAGAAGCTGGTGTGGATTTAGATATGGATATTGGTTATAAAAATATATCTAAGTTAGATAGTGAAGAACAATTCATAGGTAGAATAAATCGTTCATGTAAAAGAAAGGGAATAACATATTTCTTTAAGATTGATGATGCTAAAACTATTTATAAAAATGATATTAGAGTAGATAGTGAATTTACGGTAGAAGAAGAAAATATGAGAGAAATTCTTATTAATAAAAATTTTGGTGATTATTATAATAAAATTTTAGATGTAACTAAAAAGAATAATAAAGCAACTTTTAAAGATTTTTTAGAGAATATAGCTGATTTAAATTATGAACGTATTGCTAAGAATATGAAATTAATTGATGAAAATAAAAATATAGTACAGGTTTATTTAGCAAGAACGATTAAAGATGTTAATGGAAACGTAATAAATGGTAAAGAAATTTGGCAACAATATATAAATTTATTGAAAATGAGATATTCTATGGATTATGCAGAGTGGAAAGTAAATATGTCTATAATAACAAGTAAAATGAATTATTTTATATATCAAGTCAATAAAGCAAATTTAGAATTAAAGGAATATAATGATAAAATGGGTAATATAATTTATATAGAAGATGGAGATAAATATTTTAAAAAAGATAAATTTAATAGAGAGATGTTGCAAGGTGTTGGAGGTATAGATTTTATATGA
- the cas5b gene encoding type I-B CRISPR-associated protein Cas5b, with the protein MEILKFKLSGKSAFFKKPEVNTYCYFTYGNIHRVALLGILGAILGYKGYSQMQDILSNKKKKGKLEPSYPEFYEKLKDLKIAILPLNPKGVITKKIQIFNNSVGYASKEQGGNLIVKEQWLENPKWEICILLDCEEAIKIKEAIQNHKCEFYPYLGTNDHFADIKYLGVEEAKTIEDDMYRIDSFVFKDDVDILDLEKEELEDWKSQEKPMPKGNFKYEEALPYKINEITNNYEFQRFIYTGKLVELQEDRKVYRIQDKNKKEIEDKYIIFY; encoded by the coding sequence ATGGAAATTTTAAAATTTAAACTCAGTGGAAAGAGTGCTTTTTTTAAAAAGCCAGAAGTAAATACGTATTGTTATTTCACTTATGGCAATATTCATAGAGTAGCTTTACTAGGTATCTTAGGGGCTATTTTAGGATATAAAGGTTATAGTCAAATGCAAGATATTTTGTCGAATAAAAAGAAAAAAGGCAAATTAGAGCCATCATATCCAGAATTCTATGAGAAACTAAAAGATTTAAAGATTGCTATTTTGCCATTAAATCCTAAAGGTGTTATTACTAAAAAAATACAGATTTTTAATAACTCTGTTGGATATGCTTCCAAAGAACAGGGCGGAAATCTGATTGTAAAAGAACAATGGCTTGAAAATCCTAAATGGGAAATTTGTATTTTGCTAGATTGTGAAGAAGCTATAAAAATCAAAGAAGCTATACAAAATCATAAATGCGAATTTTATCCATATTTAGGAACAAATGACCATTTTGCAGATATCAAGTATTTAGGCGTAGAAGAAGCGAAAACTATAGAAGATGATATGTATAGAATTGATAGTTTTGTCTTTAAGGATGATGTAGATATATTAGATTTAGAAAAAGAAGAATTAGAGGATTGGAAATCTCAAGAAAAACCTATGCCTAAAGGAAATTTTAAATATGAAGAAGCTTTGCCATATAAGATAAATGAAATAACAAATAATTATGAATTTCAAAGATTTATTTATACTGGAAAGTTAGTAGAGTTGCAAGAAGACAGAAAGGTATATCGTATACAAGATAAAAATAAAAAAGAAATAGAAGATAAATACATTATATTTTATTGA
- a CDS encoding type I CRISPR-associated protein Cas7, with protein sequence MENKTMNKRVYGILGISSIMGNWNADFSGYPKSTSDGNVFGSDKALKYPMKKMWDNEEQNVLYIKSLAFGEKGKDGSIGLTPRTLKERYELLFGEDDLKDVKKVLTNLMTAVDVKNFGATFAESGCNIAITGAVQIGQGFNKYIDTNAEEQDILSPFKDAKAKEKNEVKAKAKAKANNLSEDDIEVKDAQNSTLGTKITSNEAHYFYPFVINPLAYKELIELGVTEGYTEEDYQNFKRTALVSATAFATNSKVGCENEFAVFVETESNAYLPNLSEYVTFAKDEDKNIIDLKNLADILNDMSQQIKSVEIYYNPYTTKLINDDIKDAKHFNIITSKEV encoded by the coding sequence ATGGAAAATAAAACTATGAATAAGCGTGTATATGGTATTTTAGGTATTTCTTCAATCATGGGTAATTGGAATGCAGATTTTTCAGGTTATCCAAAATCAACAAGTGATGGTAATGTATTTGGCAGTGATAAAGCGTTAAAATATCCAATGAAAAAAATGTGGGATAATGAAGAACAAAATGTTTTATACATTAAATCATTAGCATTTGGAGAAAAAGGAAAAGATGGTTCTATAGGTTTAACACCTAGAACTTTAAAAGAACGTTATGAATTATTATTTGGTGAAGATGATTTAAAAGATGTAAAAAAAGTTTTGACTAATTTAATGACAGCAGTAGATGTAAAAAATTTTGGTGCAACTTTTGCAGAATCTGGCTGTAATATTGCAATTACTGGTGCAGTACAAATCGGTCAAGGCTTTAACAAATATATTGATACCAATGCAGAAGAACAAGATATTTTATCTCCATTTAAAGATGCAAAAGCAAAAGAAAAGAATGAAGTAAAAGCAAAAGCTAAAGCTAAAGCAAATAATTTATCAGAAGATGATATTGAAGTAAAAGATGCTCAGAACTCTACATTAGGTACAAAAATTACAAGTAATGAAGCACATTATTTTTATCCATTTGTAATTAATCCACTTGCTTATAAAGAATTAATAGAATTAGGTGTTACAGAAGGTTATACAGAAGAAGATTATCAAAACTTTAAACGCACAGCATTGGTATCTGCTACAGCATTTGCAACAAATTCTAAAGTTGGTTGCGAAAATGAGTTCGCTGTATTTGTAGAAACGGAAAGCAATGCTTATTTGCCTAATTTATCAGAATATGTAACTTTTGCAAAAGATGAAGATAAAAATATCATAGATTTGAAGAATTTGGCGGATATATTAAATGATATGAGTCAGCAGATTAAATCTGTAGAAATTTATTACAATCCATATACTACAAAATTAATAAATGACGATATAAAAGATGCTAAGCATTTTAATATCATAACCTCTAAAGAGGTGTAA